In the Gemmatimonadota bacterium genome, one interval contains:
- a CDS encoding amidohydrolase: MRHTILLLATAASAAAAQTKPSRPDPRLAKLKQDVAADVQDRAKFTQEMVDQVFSFGELGFQEFETSKYLVSILRKEGFTVEENYAGIPTAWVATWGSGKPVISLGSDIDGIPQASQMPGVACRAPLVPGGPGHGEGHNAGVPLNITAALAVKRLMERDKIPGTLKLWPGVAEEQIGTKAYYVRAGLFRDVDINIFSHVSSKFGVAWGQPDGTGLVSVEYTFRGQSAHSAGAPWRGRSAADAVELMNVGWNYRREHLRLPHRSHYVVTNGGDQPNVVPQVASVWYYFRELDFPSIKTLWAIGDSVAQGAAMMTGTTLEPVRVLGSAWPNHHNKPIALAMLENVKQVGMPKWSAEDQRFAKALQTEMQVKVEGLDSTVSDTLQTPPKMENMKGGGSDDIGDVTWTLPSVTLGFPSNVPGLPGHNWTDAIAMATPVAHQGATAGAKAMAMTMLDILLTPKLIADAWDYFKNVQTKDVKYQPLIRPDDRPATHLNAGILGKYRDQLRPFYYDPTKYGTYLEQLGIKYPTVRAPDGTCRPKAVP, translated from the coding sequence ATGAGACACACGATCCTCCTCCTCGCCACCGCCGCATCGGCGGCCGCGGCGCAAACGAAACCGTCCCGGCCCGATCCCCGGCTCGCCAAGCTCAAGCAGGATGTGGCCGCCGACGTCCAGGACCGGGCCAAGTTCACCCAGGAAATGGTCGACCAGGTCTTCAGTTTCGGAGAGCTCGGCTTTCAGGAGTTCGAAACCTCGAAGTACCTGGTGAGCATCCTTCGGAAAGAAGGCTTCACCGTCGAGGAGAACTATGCCGGGATTCCCACGGCCTGGGTGGCGACCTGGGGCTCAGGCAAACCGGTCATTTCGTTAGGCTCCGATATCGACGGGATCCCCCAGGCGTCACAGATGCCGGGGGTCGCCTGTCGAGCGCCGCTGGTGCCGGGCGGTCCGGGCCACGGTGAAGGTCATAACGCGGGCGTGCCGCTCAATATTACGGCGGCCCTCGCGGTGAAGCGGCTGATGGAGCGAGACAAGATCCCAGGGACCTTGAAGCTCTGGCCCGGGGTGGCCGAAGAGCAAATTGGGACCAAGGCCTACTACGTCAGGGCCGGTCTGTTCCGTGACGTCGACATCAACATTTTCAGCCACGTCAGTAGCAAGTTCGGCGTTGCCTGGGGCCAGCCGGACGGTACCGGCCTCGTCTCGGTCGAGTACACCTTCCGGGGCCAGTCGGCCCACTCGGCCGGGGCGCCCTGGCGGGGGCGGAGCGCCGCGGATGCCGTGGAGCTGATGAACGTCGGCTGGAATTACCGCCGAGAGCACCTTCGGCTCCCGCATCGGTCGCACTATGTGGTGACCAACGGCGGCGACCAGCCCAACGTCGTCCCCCAAGTGGCCTCGGTGTGGTACTACTTCCGGGAGCTCGACTTTCCGAGCATCAAGACCCTCTGGGCCATCGGCGATTCGGTGGCGCAGGGCGCCGCGATGATGACCGGTACCACCCTCGAACCGGTCCGGGTGCTAGGCTCGGCTTGGCCCAATCACCACAACAAGCCCATAGCCCTGGCCATGCTGGAGAACGTCAAGCAGGTGGGGATGCCGAAGTGGTCGGCCGAGGACCAGCGGTTTGCCAAGGCGCTCCAAACGGAAATGCAGGTCAAGGTCGAGGGCCTCGACAGCACCGTGTCCGACACTCTGCAGACGCCCCCCAAGATGGAAAACATGAAGGGGGGCGGCTCCGACGATATCGGGGACGTAACCTGGACCCTGCCTTCGGTGACCCTCGGGTTCCCGTCCAACGTTCCAGGCTTGCCCGGGCACAACTGGACCGACGCCATCGCCATGGCCACTCCGGTGGCCCATCAGGGCGCCACTGCGGGGGCCAAAGCCATGGCCATGACCATGCTCGACATCTTGCTCACCCCGAAGCTGATCGCCGATGCGTGGGACTATTTCAAGAACGTCCAAACCAAGGACGTGAAGTACCAGCCCCTGATCCGCCCGGATGACCGGCCCGCGACCCACCTCAATGCGGGCATCTTGGGTAAGTATCGTGATCAGCTCCGGCCGTTTTACTACGATCCAACCAAGTATGGGACCTACCTCGAGCAACTGGGAATCAAGTACCCCACCGTCCGGGCGCCCGACGGGACGTGCAGGCCCAAGGCCGTGCCCTGA
- a CDS encoding amidohydrolase, producing MRRALSLCTLITSVAMPLLAQKPAARPDPRVESLKKSLVADVDARAKLTQEINDQIFSYGELGFQEFETSKYLVALLRKEGFTVEENYAGMPTGWVATWGAGKPVIAVGSDIDGIPQASQVPGVACRQPMIPGAPGHGEGHNSGQAVVVTAALAVKKLMEREKLSGTIKIWPGVAEEQLGGKAFFTRAGLFKDVDISFFTHVGDNFSTPWGAPNEYSGLVSVLYSFQGISAHGAGAPWRGRSALDAVELMNVGWNYRREHLRLEHRSHYVVRDGGDQPNVVPSTASVWYFLRELEAPKIRDLWAIADSVAAGAALMTGTKLSSVRVLGAAWPPHFNKPVAEALAANVQRVGMPKWSADDVRFAKAIQHEMGQTEQGLDTLARGLDAPPKDADRKGGGSDDIGDVSWAVPTVQLLYPSNVPGTPGHNWADAIAMATPIAHKGATAGAKALALTMLDVLTTPKLVSDAWDYYRNVQTKDTKYESLVRPEDRPATELNGPILARFRDQMRPFYYDAAKYPTYLDQLGIKYPTVRAADGSCGAKATP from the coding sequence ATGCGAAGGGCCCTTTCGTTATGTACCCTGATCACGTCCGTTGCCATGCCGCTCTTGGCGCAGAAGCCGGCGGCTCGGCCGGATCCCCGGGTTGAGTCGCTCAAGAAATCGCTCGTGGCCGATGTCGATGCCCGCGCCAAACTGACCCAAGAGATCAACGACCAGATCTTCAGCTACGGCGAACTCGGCTTCCAGGAATTCGAAACCTCGAAGTACTTGGTGGCGCTCCTCCGCAAAGAGGGCTTTACGGTGGAGGAGAACTACGCCGGGATGCCGACCGGCTGGGTGGCCACCTGGGGCGCCGGGAAACCGGTCATCGCGGTGGGCTCCGATATCGACGGGATTCCTCAAGCCTCGCAGGTGCCGGGTGTGGCCTGCCGCCAGCCGATGATTCCCGGCGCCCCCGGCCACGGCGAAGGGCACAATTCCGGCCAGGCGGTGGTCGTCACCGCGGCGCTCGCGGTCAAGAAGCTGATGGAGCGCGAGAAGCTCTCCGGCACGATCAAGATCTGGCCGGGGGTGGCCGAGGAACAGCTCGGCGGGAAGGCGTTCTTTACCCGGGCCGGGCTCTTCAAAGACGTCGACATCAGCTTCTTCACCCACGTCGGTGACAACTTCTCGACGCCGTGGGGCGCCCCGAACGAATACAGCGGCCTCGTCTCGGTCCTCTATTCCTTTCAGGGTATCAGCGCTCACGGCGCGGGGGCGCCCTGGCGGGGCCGGAGCGCGCTCGATGCCGTCGAGTTGATGAACGTCGGCTGGAACTACCGGCGCGAACACCTCCGGCTCGAACACCGTTCCCACTATGTGGTTCGGGACGGCGGCGACCAGCCGAACGTAGTGCCCTCGACCGCCTCGGTTTGGTACTTCCTCCGCGAGCTCGAAGCCCCGAAGATCCGCGACCTCTGGGCCATTGCCGATTCGGTGGCCGCCGGCGCGGCCCTGATGACCGGCACCAAGCTCTCCAGTGTCCGCGTGCTCGGCGCCGCGTGGCCGCCGCACTTCAACAAACCCGTCGCCGAGGCGTTGGCGGCCAACGTCCAGCGGGTCGGGATGCCGAAGTGGTCGGCCGATGATGTTCGATTTGCCAAGGCGATCCAGCACGAAATGGGGCAAACGGAACAGGGACTCGACACCTTGGCCCGCGGGCTCGATGCGCCGCCCAAAGACGCCGATCGCAAAGGCGGCGGGTCCGACGACATCGGCGATGTCTCGTGGGCTGTTCCGACCGTGCAGCTGCTCTACCCGTCGAACGTCCCGGGCACCCCGGGCCACAATTGGGCCGACGCCATCGCCATGGCCACCCCGATTGCCCACAAGGGTGCCACCGCCGGCGCCAAAGCCCTCGCGCTCACGATGCTCGATGTGCTGACCACGCCGAAATTGGTGTCCGACGCGTGGGACTACTACCGGAACGTCCAAACCAAAGACACGAAATACGAGTCCCTCGTTCGTCCGGAGGACCGGCCCGCGACTGAACTCAATGGGCCGATCCTGGCCCGGTTCCGCGATCAAATGCGGCCGTTCTACTACGACGCCGCCAAGTACCCGACCTATCTCGATCAGCTTGGCATCAAGTATCCCACCGTTCGAGCCGCCGACGGCAGTTGCGGCGCCAAGGCAACCCCATGA